Proteins encoded together in one Neobacillus sp. FSL H8-0543 window:
- a CDS encoding acyl-CoA dehydrogenase: MNFDLTKEQEMIRSVIRDFADAEVAPGADERDRTGDFPKELFSKLAELGIMGLPFPEQYGGGEADTISFAIVVEELSRVCASTGITYSAHISLGGAPLNLFGTHEQKEKYLTPICTGESFGAFGLTEPNAGSDAGGTQTTAVLDGDEWIINGSKCFITNASFANHLAVTAVTDRSKGINGISAFIVPTKASGFTVIDNYEKMGLHASNTTELILENVRVPKENLLGKVGNGYKQFLATLDGGRIGIGAMAVGIAQGAYEKSLQYAKERKQFGKSLANFQAIQFKLADMAMNIELARNMVFKAAWLKDQGRVFKKEAAYAKLFASEICMRACDQAIQIHGGYGYMKEYQVERFFRDAKLLEIGEGTSEVQRMVIAKQIGC, translated from the coding sequence ATGAATTTTGATTTAACGAAAGAACAAGAGATGATACGCAGTGTAATTCGAGATTTTGCTGATGCAGAAGTTGCTCCTGGAGCAGATGAACGCGATCGAACGGGGGATTTCCCTAAGGAACTTTTTTCGAAATTAGCAGAGTTAGGGATCATGGGTCTTCCTTTCCCTGAACAATATGGTGGAGGTGAAGCAGACACGATCAGCTTTGCAATTGTTGTTGAAGAACTTAGTCGTGTATGTGCATCAACAGGAATTACCTATTCAGCACATATTTCATTAGGAGGGGCCCCTCTTAATTTATTTGGTACCCACGAGCAAAAAGAGAAATACTTAACACCAATTTGTACTGGAGAGTCCTTCGGAGCATTTGGATTGACTGAACCGAATGCAGGCTCCGATGCGGGAGGAACTCAAACAACAGCAGTTCTTGATGGAGATGAGTGGATCATTAACGGCTCCAAATGTTTTATTACAAATGCAAGCTTTGCCAATCACCTTGCAGTAACTGCGGTAACTGACCGTTCAAAAGGAATCAACGGTATCAGTGCATTTATTGTTCCTACAAAAGCTTCAGGATTCACTGTAATCGATAACTACGAAAAAATGGGTCTGCATGCCTCAAATACCACAGAACTTATCCTAGAGAATGTAAGAGTTCCTAAAGAAAATCTGCTAGGAAAAGTTGGAAACGGTTACAAACAATTTTTAGCTACTCTTGATGGCGGAAGAATTGGAATTGGTGCCATGGCTGTTGGCATTGCTCAAGGAGCATATGAAAAATCTCTTCAATATGCTAAAGAAAGAAAACAGTTTGGAAAAAGCTTAGCCAATTTCCAGGCAATTCAATTTAAATTAGCTGACATGGCAATGAATATCGAATTAGCCCGGAATATGGTTTTCAAAGCAGCTTGGTTAAAGGATCAAGGACGAGTATTTAAAAAAGAGGCGGCCTATGCAAAATTATTCGCTTCGGAAATATGCATGCGTGCATGTGATCAAGCGATTCAAATTCATGGCGGATATGGATATATGAAGGAATATCAAGTTGAGCGATTCTTCCGTGATGCGAAACTCTTGGAAATTGGTGAAGGAACATCAGAAGTTCAACGAATGGTCATAGCAAAACAAATTGGATGTTAA
- a CDS encoding acetyl-CoA carboxylase biotin carboxylase subunit, which translates to MFKKVLIANRGEIAVRVIRTCKALGITTIAVYSEADANAPHVKMADEAYLIGGPRVAESYLNINKILEVAKVSKAEAIHPGYGLLSENAGFASRCEEAGLIFIGPSPKVISKMGSKIESRKAMEAAGVPVVPGITYPLADAEEAVEAADRIGYPVMLKASAGGGGIGMQVVQNGDEIRKAFEGNQKRATDFFGDGAMYIEKFVENPRHIEIQILADGFGNVVYLWERECSIQRRHQKVVEEAPSSFISEETRTKMGEAAVKASKSIGYKNAGTIEFLVDEEQNFYFLEMNTRLQVEHPITEEITGIDLVEKQLQIAAGEALNFSQEEVEREGHAIEVRIYAEDPKTFFPSPGKITKLDLPNGPGIRHELAINGQSVVTPYYDPMIAKLVVKGCNREEAINRLQDALADYHIEGIKTNIPMLQEVIAHLAFHLGDTTTDFINKYIKTKKTKS; encoded by the coding sequence ATGTTCAAAAAGGTTTTAATTGCTAATCGCGGCGAAATTGCTGTACGTGTAATCCGTACATGCAAAGCCTTAGGGATTACAACGATTGCCGTTTACTCAGAAGCTGATGCGAATGCTCCACATGTGAAAATGGCAGATGAGGCCTATTTAATCGGAGGTCCTCGCGTAGCAGAAAGCTATTTAAATATTAATAAGATTCTAGAGGTGGCTAAAGTTTCAAAAGCGGAGGCAATTCACCCGGGATATGGCCTGCTTTCTGAAAATGCTGGCTTTGCAAGCCGTTGTGAAGAAGCAGGACTTATATTCATCGGTCCTTCTCCAAAGGTTATTTCTAAAATGGGAAGTAAGATTGAATCACGCAAAGCGATGGAGGCCGCAGGTGTTCCTGTCGTACCAGGGATTACCTATCCTCTGGCAGATGCAGAGGAAGCGGTAGAAGCGGCGGATCGCATCGGTTATCCCGTTATGCTAAAAGCCTCCGCTGGGGGTGGCGGAATTGGAATGCAGGTGGTCCAAAACGGGGATGAAATCCGAAAAGCTTTTGAGGGGAATCAAAAGCGGGCTACTGATTTCTTTGGCGATGGAGCCATGTATATTGAAAAATTCGTTGAAAATCCAAGACATATTGAGATTCAAATTTTGGCAGACGGGTTTGGAAATGTCGTTTACCTTTGGGAACGTGAATGTTCGATCCAGCGTCGTCATCAAAAAGTGGTAGAGGAAGCTCCTTCATCGTTTATATCTGAAGAAACTCGTACCAAGATGGGGGAGGCTGCAGTAAAAGCTTCAAAATCAATTGGGTATAAAAATGCAGGAACAATCGAGTTCTTGGTTGATGAAGAACAAAATTTCTACTTTCTTGAAATGAATACCCGTTTGCAAGTGGAGCATCCGATTACGGAAGAAATTACAGGTATAGACCTAGTTGAAAAACAATTGCAAATTGCTGCAGGTGAAGCTCTGAATTTTTCACAAGAAGAGGTAGAACGTGAGGGGCATGCAATTGAGGTTAGAATCTATGCAGAAGATCCCAAAACATTTTTCCCTTCACCTGGAAAAATAACAAAATTAGATTTGCCGAACGGACCTGGAATTCGGCATGAATTAGCGATAAACGGTCAATCTGTAGTGACTCCTTATTATGATCCAATGATTGCTAAGCTTGTTGTAAAGGGCTGCAATCGTGAAGAGGCTATAAATCGTCTGCAAGATGCATTAGCTGATTATCATATTGAAGGTATTAAAACAAATATCCCAATGCTGCAAGAGGTAATTGCCCATTTGGCTTTTCATTTAGGTGATACGACAACAGACTTTATTAACAAGTATATAAAAACCAAAAAAACAAAATCGTAA
- a CDS encoding acetyl-CoA carboxylase biotin carboxyl carrier protein subunit produces MSKIIASMAGSVWKVLIKVGDQVEEGQEVVILESMKMEIPIEAEFAGTVKEVKVNEGDFVNEGDVIVEVE; encoded by the coding sequence ATGAGTAAAATCATTGCAAGTATGGCAGGCAGTGTATGGAAGGTTTTAATTAAAGTGGGTGATCAGGTAGAAGAGGGTCAAGAAGTTGTGATTTTAGAATCGATGAAAATGGAGATTCCGATTGAAGCTGAATTCGCTGGAACGGTGAAAGAAGTAAAAGTAAATGAAGGCGACTTTGTAAATGAAGGTGACGTCATTGTAGAAGTTGAATAA
- a CDS encoding DUF2877 domain-containing protein yields the protein MANTISGDADFIKGINNSLFTGVVHSTFNRTFNIKCFENEDLYTIACSKLDNGPNTLIIDVDNMKPLEIEVNDPVRVEKNLLYIGEKLTISSDKAYKWESILPTYPSNVVILKRNLMKMKEYINIHGVGGGIKKNVIPQSPFEAEVSNMLEKRTLLLLNELLNNRISSALPHAVSLVGLGPGLTPSGDDFLTGLFTIINMKNSPFYLYRSFCRDILMKAKTLTNDISYMTLKKASIGKVRESIISLVNSLLIENDEDLILSLNKLLNIGSTSGTDIALGIVFGMEANIRAGGKVC from the coding sequence GTGGCAAATACAATCTCTGGTGATGCAGATTTTATAAAGGGAATTAATAACTCACTATTTACTGGTGTTGTGCATAGTACATTTAATCGGACTTTTAATATTAAGTGTTTCGAAAATGAAGATTTGTATACGATTGCATGCAGCAAACTTGATAATGGCCCTAATACGTTAATTATTGATGTTGATAATATGAAGCCATTAGAAATCGAAGTCAATGATCCGGTACGGGTTGAAAAAAATCTCTTGTATATTGGGGAAAAGCTAACTATTTCTAGTGATAAAGCCTATAAATGGGAAAGTATTTTACCAACCTACCCAAGTAATGTAGTAATCCTGAAACGAAATTTAATGAAAATGAAGGAATATATTAACATTCACGGTGTGGGCGGTGGAATAAAAAAAAACGTAATACCCCAAAGTCCTTTTGAAGCAGAAGTCTCGAATATGCTTGAGAAAAGAACTCTTTTGCTTTTAAACGAATTATTAAATAACCGAATATCATCTGCATTGCCACACGCGGTTTCACTTGTAGGTCTTGGGCCAGGGTTAACTCCTTCTGGGGATGATTTTTTAACAGGGTTATTTACTATTATTAATATGAAAAACAGCCCTTTTTATCTTTACCGATCATTTTGTAGAGATATTTTGATGAAAGCCAAAACCTTAACAAATGACATTAGTTACATGACTTTGAAAAAAGCTTCAATTGGAAAAGTGAGAGAGTCTATTATTTCTTTAGTTAATTCATTATTAATTGAGAATGATGAGGACTTAATTCTCTCTTTAAATAAATTATTAAACATAGGCTCAACATCCGGAACAGATATAGCTTTAGGCATTGTTTTCGGAATGGAAGCCAATATTAGAGCAGGAGGAAAAGTATGTTAG
- the fdrA gene encoding acyl-CoA synthetase FdrA, translating into MLVQALIKPNTYFDSVSLMSLSTKANQIEEVDQAIIAMGTEMNKEVMKNVGLLTPEVEGAGASDLIIVVKAATDELCEIAFKKINDLFTKKNSGKKGKNDLKYSTISSAAVSNPEANLAIIAVNGAYAAREAKKALENDLHVMIFSDNVSIEDEIELKKLAHEKGLFMMGPDCGTAIIGNTALCFANAVRKGNIGIVGASGTGSQEVSVRIHEFGYGISQLIGTGGRDLKEEVGGIMMLDGIQALEDDEETKVIVVVSKPPASSVEEKVLAKIKTCKKPVVVWFVGGNEEKITEAGAHFAKMSKEAALKAVLLAGADESKLNKRALNIPLIEEVRTKLTPEQKYVRGLFSGGTLADEAMHAAMEKFDNVYSNIQRNPEYRLKDRYTSQEHTFIDFGDDEYTQGKPHPMIDPSTRLERFIQEAKDPSVGVIVMDFVIGYGAHEDPVGAFLPAIIEAKQQAEQEGRHLEVIGYVLGTDLDPQNYEEQINKLLAADVTHASSMQNAGLLAREFVVKGE; encoded by the coding sequence ATGTTAGTACAAGCATTGATTAAGCCAAACACATATTTCGATTCAGTATCTTTAATGTCACTGTCCACTAAAGCGAATCAAATTGAAGAAGTTGATCAAGCCATTATTGCAATGGGTACGGAAATGAATAAAGAGGTAATGAAAAATGTCGGTTTACTGACACCTGAAGTAGAGGGAGCAGGCGCAAGTGATTTAATTATTGTCGTAAAAGCGGCAACTGACGAATTATGCGAAATCGCTTTCAAAAAAATTAATGATTTGTTTACAAAAAAGAATTCTGGTAAAAAGGGGAAAAATGACCTAAAATATTCAACTATTTCTTCTGCTGCAGTAAGTAACCCAGAAGCCAATTTAGCTATTATTGCTGTGAATGGTGCTTATGCAGCTAGAGAAGCGAAAAAGGCACTTGAAAATGATTTGCATGTCATGATATTTAGCGACAATGTTAGCATAGAAGATGAAATTGAATTAAAAAAATTAGCTCATGAAAAAGGCTTATTCATGATGGGACCAGACTGTGGAACAGCGATTATCGGCAATACAGCCCTTTGCTTCGCAAACGCAGTAAGAAAAGGGAATATTGGTATTGTTGGGGCATCAGGAACTGGCAGCCAAGAGGTAAGTGTCCGTATTCACGAATTTGGCTACGGTATTTCTCAACTGATTGGAACAGGCGGTAGAGATTTAAAAGAAGAGGTTGGCGGAATCATGATGCTTGATGGTATTCAGGCACTTGAAGACGATGAAGAGACAAAAGTCATTGTTGTTGTTTCGAAGCCACCTGCATCAAGTGTGGAAGAAAAAGTATTAGCGAAAATTAAAACATGTAAAAAACCAGTTGTCGTTTGGTTTGTTGGCGGGAATGAAGAAAAAATTACTGAAGCTGGCGCCCATTTTGCCAAAATGTCTAAAGAAGCTGCACTTAAAGCAGTACTATTGGCAGGTGCGGACGAAAGTAAGTTAAATAAACGTGCATTAAATATACCTCTTATTGAAGAAGTTCGGACAAAATTAACTCCTGAACAGAAATATGTTCGTGGACTTTTCAGCGGCGGAACTCTGGCCGATGAAGCTATGCATGCGGCTATGGAGAAATTCGATAATGTCTACAGCAATATTCAAAGAAATCCCGAGTATCGTTTAAAAGATCGTTATACGAGCCAAGAGCACACATTCATCGACTTTGGTGATGATGAATATACACAAGGTAAGCCACACCCAATGATTGATCCATCTACACGTCTTGAAAGATTTATTCAAGAGGCAAAAGATCCATCGGTTGGAGTTATTGTGATGGACTTTGTTATAGGTTATGGAGCACATGAAGATCCAGTTGGAGCTTTCCTACCTGCAATTATAGAAGCGAAACAACAGGCGGAACAAGAAGGAAGACATTTAGAAGTAATTGGATATGTTCTTGGAACAGATTTAGACCCGCAAAATTATGAAGAGCAAATTAATAAATTATTAGCTGCGGATGTAACACATGCTAGCAGCATGCAAAATGCAGGATTATTGGCTAGAGAATTCGTTGTGAAGGGAGAATAG
- a CDS encoding DUF1116 domain-containing protein, giving the protein MSKISDLFKSKPHVINVGIESFKDDLMQQGSEVIHLEWTPPGRGNPSLIAALDKLESPELLEKIEAANQLAVERIINSHPVLIGYDQAINCVPGMTKTTILHAGPPITWDKMNGPMKGAVTGAIVFEGLAKDVEEAAKLAASGEITFSPCHEHNCVGSMAGVTSASMFMHIVENKTYGNIAYTNLSEQLAKILRMGANDQSVIDRLIWMRDVFGPILRDAMKLSPNGIDLRLMLAQALHMGDECHNRNIAGTTLLIQALTSYILQTDYTIEQKKEVFDFVASSDYFSGPTWMAMAKCALDSAHGIENSTVVTTMARNGVEFGIRVSGMPGNTWFTGPAQKVIGPMFAGYKPEDSGLDIGDSAITETYGFGGFAMATAPAIVALVGGTPEEAIGYTTKMKEITTTENPNVTIPVLDFMGIPTGIDVRKVIQTGIMPIINTAIAHKDAGIGMIGAGITYPPVEAFEKAMLALSENIR; this is encoded by the coding sequence ATGAGTAAAATTAGCGATTTATTTAAAAGTAAACCCCATGTTATTAACGTAGGAATTGAGTCATTTAAAGATGATTTAATGCAACAAGGCTCTGAAGTCATTCATTTAGAATGGACACCGCCAGGTAGAGGAAACCCATCATTAATTGCAGCACTTGACAAGCTTGAGAGTCCAGAACTCTTGGAAAAAATCGAAGCAGCTAATCAATTGGCAGTTGAAAGAATTATTAATTCTCATCCTGTTTTAATTGGATATGATCAAGCCATTAATTGCGTACCTGGTATGACAAAAACAACGATTCTTCATGCAGGCCCTCCAATTACTTGGGATAAAATGAATGGTCCTATGAAAGGTGCCGTTACAGGTGCAATCGTATTTGAAGGATTAGCTAAGGATGTAGAAGAAGCGGCTAAACTGGCGGCATCTGGGGAGATTACCTTTTCACCATGTCATGAACACAACTGTGTAGGTTCAATGGCAGGTGTCACATCTGCGTCAATGTTTATGCATATTGTTGAAAATAAAACGTATGGCAATATTGCTTATACAAACTTAAGTGAACAATTAGCAAAAATCCTTCGAATGGGAGCCAATGATCAAAGTGTTATTGATCGTTTAATATGGATGCGCGATGTTTTCGGTCCTATTTTACGTGATGCGATGAAACTAAGTCCTAATGGAATTGACTTACGTTTAATGCTTGCGCAGGCACTTCATATGGGAGACGAGTGTCATAACCGAAATATTGCGGGTACAACATTATTAATCCAAGCTTTAACTTCGTATATTTTACAAACTGATTATACAATTGAACAAAAGAAAGAAGTCTTTGATTTCGTTGCTAGCAGTGATTACTTCTCTGGTCCTACTTGGATGGCAATGGCGAAATGTGCCCTTGATTCTGCTCACGGTATTGAAAATAGTACAGTCGTTACAACCATGGCCCGGAATGGTGTTGAATTCGGTATCCGTGTTAGCGGAATGCCTGGAAACACATGGTTTACTGGTCCTGCACAAAAAGTTATAGGTCCAATGTTTGCAGGTTACAAGCCAGAAGATTCTGGACTTGATATTGGGGACAGTGCAATTACAGAAACATATGGTTTCGGTGGGTTTGCAATGGCAACAGCTCCAGCAATAGTTGCATTAGTTGGTGGAACACCAGAGGAAGCTATTGGTTATACAACTAAAATGAAGGAAATCACAACAACAGAAAATCCTAACGTAACAATTCCGGTACTTGATTTCATGGGAATACCGACAGGGATTGATGTTCGTAAGGTTATTCAAACAGGTATAATGCCGATTATTAATACAGCAATTGCCCATAAAGATGCAGGAATCGGAATGATAGGTGCAGGAATTACCTATCCTCCAGTCGAAGCCTTTGAAAAAGCAATGCTAGCTCTAAGTGAAAACATTCGATAA
- a CDS encoding alpha/beta hydrolase — protein MKKTVIYKEDVNFSLKADFYRANQENAPIVIYIHGGGLIWGTREEISEEMIKLYTNNGFSLFSIDYRLAPSTKLPEILKDIEDAIHWIQLEGPKQFSIDPKKIAVVGSSAGGFLALTTGTFTHKPLAIVSFYGYGDLLGNWATSPSKYYCQKDIVPKELANKLITDRIITEATVEERFLFYVYARQNGVWIEEITGVNPVHNKEALYPFCPNRHVTKEYPPTLLLHGTKDTDVPYEQSVYMRAAIIKEKVEAKLITIPNGEHVFDKNFQDPLVQYALKQVIDFLKTHLN, from the coding sequence TTGAAGAAAACCGTTATTTATAAAGAAGATGTAAATTTCTCACTGAAGGCAGATTTTTATAGAGCTAACCAAGAAAATGCTCCTATTGTCATTTATATTCATGGTGGCGGATTAATTTGGGGTACCAGAGAAGAAATAAGTGAAGAAATGATCAAACTTTACACCAACAATGGATTCTCACTCTTTTCAATTGACTATAGGCTGGCTCCTTCAACAAAACTGCCGGAAATTCTTAAGGATATTGAGGATGCAATTCACTGGATTCAATTAGAAGGACCCAAACAATTTTCAATAGACCCAAAGAAAATTGCAGTTGTAGGAAGTTCCGCCGGTGGTTTTTTAGCTCTTACTACTGGAACATTTACTCATAAGCCTCTTGCAATTGTTTCCTTTTACGGATACGGGGATCTTCTTGGTAACTGGGCAACAAGCCCAAGCAAATATTATTGCCAAAAGGACATTGTTCCTAAGGAACTCGCTAATAAACTAATCACAGATCGAATAATAACTGAGGCAACAGTAGAAGAACGGTTTCTATTTTATGTTTATGCGAGACAGAATGGAGTTTGGATCGAAGAAATTACAGGTGTTAATCCTGTACATAATAAAGAAGCTCTCTATCCATTTTGTCCAAATCGGCATGTAACAAAAGAATATCCACCAACTCTTTTATTACACGGAACGAAGGATACCGATGTTCCATACGAACAGTCAGTATATATGAGGGCTGCTATTATTAAAGAAAAGGTTGAAGCAAAACTTATTACAATTCCTAATGGTGAGCACGTATTTGATAAAAATTTCCAAGATCCCCTTGTTCAATATGCACTAAAACAAGTCATTGATTTTTTAAAAACCCACCTGAATTAA
- a CDS encoding xanthine permease: MDQKIQFWKKGDIAASFGLFVNVLTDFLVMISLLIGVVGMPSEFVFKRIVPGFGFAVLLSGIIFAYFAYKLAKKTGRKDVTALPSGSSSPGIFLIVFVIMLPLYHQTQDAVFTTTVAVIWGFVEASILFLGAFLGETIRKIVPRTVLLAALAGLAFVFLGMNPMLQSFEMPIVAFVALIIIFMNWLSKHPILKKIPTGLLLIVVGTAIAWIAGYQNPADVTEALKSFGFNPPMLHLNGLFDHFSAALPYLLTAVPLGLANYIFNLENVEAAAVCGDEYKTRDVMLANGFSTAIGGLCGNPFPVTVYVGHAGWKEVGAGLGYSIASSVAIFLLSIFSLMGLLLAVVPIAAIVPMLVFIAIVTGHQVVKESPKFEAPAIFVCFFPWVANWALVAVNNALSAAGTSAGNAAGQVSSLDLNNAGLFYDGLVALGNGAPISSVLWGCIAVFTIRNTPIGGIIAAVLAAALSFIGAIHTATIGLAQVTAMPFVWGYLLIAAVLAYKLYVNKKDNIGPVTE; the protein is encoded by the coding sequence ATGGATCAAAAAATTCAATTTTGGAAAAAAGGGGACATTGCCGCTTCCTTCGGTTTGTTCGTTAACGTTTTGACAGACTTTTTGGTTATGATCTCATTATTAATTGGTGTAGTTGGTATGCCAAGTGAGTTTGTTTTTAAACGAATTGTTCCTGGTTTTGGATTTGCAGTACTTCTATCTGGTATTATTTTTGCTTATTTTGCCTATAAATTAGCTAAGAAAACAGGTAGAAAAGATGTTACCGCATTACCATCAGGTTCTAGTTCACCTGGAATATTTCTTATCGTATTTGTTATTATGCTTCCTTTATATCATCAAACACAGGATGCTGTTTTCACAACAACAGTCGCTGTGATTTGGGGCTTTGTTGAGGCTTCCATTTTATTCTTAGGTGCATTCCTGGGTGAAACGATTAGAAAGATCGTCCCAAGAACTGTATTGCTAGCAGCCTTGGCAGGTTTGGCATTTGTATTCTTGGGTATGAACCCAATGCTGCAATCTTTTGAAATGCCTATAGTTGCATTTGTTGCTCTTATCATTATCTTCATGAACTGGTTGAGTAAACATCCAATATTAAAAAAAATACCTACGGGTTTATTATTAATCGTAGTTGGAACGGCAATTGCTTGGATAGCTGGATATCAAAATCCTGCTGATGTTACTGAAGCTCTAAAATCATTTGGATTTAATCCTCCTATGTTGCATTTAAATGGACTTTTCGACCATTTTAGCGCTGCTTTGCCATATTTATTAACGGCTGTACCTCTAGGGTTAGCAAACTACATTTTTAACTTAGAAAACGTTGAAGCTGCTGCTGTCTGTGGTGATGAATACAAAACTCGGGATGTTATGCTTGCGAACGGTTTTTCTACTGCAATAGGTGGCCTTTGTGGTAACCCATTCCCAGTAACAGTTTATGTAGGTCATGCTGGTTGGAAAGAAGTTGGTGCTGGTTTAGGCTATTCAATTGCTAGCTCAGTTGCTATATTCCTATTATCGATTTTCAGTCTAATGGGTCTGTTGCTAGCTGTTGTCCCAATTGCCGCTATTGTTCCGATGCTGGTGTTTATTGCGATTGTAACAGGGCATCAAGTTGTCAAAGAAAGTCCGAAATTTGAAGCTCCGGCAATCTTTGTATGTTTCTTCCCATGGGTTGCTAACTGGGCACTTGTTGCTGTAAATAATGCACTTTCGGCTGCTGGTACATCTGCGGGGAATGCTGCAGGTCAAGTTTCTTCGCTTGATCTGAACAATGCAGGACTTTTCTACGATGGCTTGGTTGCTCTAGGTAATGGTGCACCTATTTCTAGTGTTCTATGGGGTTGTATCGCGGTATTTACGATCCGTAACACGCCTATTGGAGGCATAATAGCTGCAGTGTTAGCAGCCGCCTTATCTTTTATTGGTGCAATTCACACAGCCACTATCGGACTTGCACAAGTAACTGCTATGCCTTTCGTTTGGGGATATCTCCTAATTGCAGCAGTTTTAGCGTATAAGCTTTATGTAAATAAGAAAGATAATATTGGTCCTGTTACTGAGTAA
- a CDS encoding nucleoside deaminase produces MDYMKLAADATLVGMANKVGGPFGATIVRGDEIIAVVSNTMMRDTDPSAHAEMVAVREACKKLGTIDLSDCVIYATCEPCPMCVSAIIWTGIKKVYYCNTREDADKHGFSDMHLRKYLTGEDESVLNMVKVEQREDCDHLFEFFHKYNK; encoded by the coding sequence ATGGATTATATGAAATTAGCTGCCGATGCAACACTTGTCGGTATGGCAAACAAGGTTGGTGGACCATTCGGTGCAACAATCGTACGCGGCGATGAAATTATCGCTGTAGTAAGCAATACAATGATGAGAGATACGGACCCATCTGCACATGCTGAAATGGTTGCGGTTCGTGAAGCTTGTAAAAAACTTGGCACGATAGATTTATCTGATTGTGTCATCTATGCGACATGTGAACCTTGTCCAATGTGTGTGTCAGCCATTATTTGGACAGGAATTAAAAAAGTGTATTACTGCAATACGAGAGAAGATGCGGATAAACATGGCTTCTCTGACATGCACTTACGCAAGTATTTAACAGGTGAAGATGAAAGTGTACTCAACATGGTTAAGGTAGAGCAAAGAGAAGATTGTGATCATTTGTTTGAATTTTTCCATAAGTATAATAAATAA